A single genomic interval of Oleidesulfovibrio alaskensis DSM 16109 harbors:
- the metE gene encoding 5-methyltetrahydropteroyltriglutamate--homocysteine S-methyltransferase, producing MIIHNLGFPRIGASRELKFALESYWAERTGEDALQSVAAGLRQRNLQWQHKLDYVPVGDFSLYDQVLDMSFTLGNVPERVKNLPGGDTEAYFRVARGRASAGDTHTVHAGEMTKWFDTNYHYIVPEFTAQSRFRLDADRLTGQLKEAARSGVQAKPVIIGPVTYLWLGKSKDGSDRLALLEKLLPVYRELLETLAQNGAGWVQVDEPVLVTELEKPWLDALTDAYRYLAGTPVSILLATYFGTLQGNLETLAALPVAGVHVDAVRGRDEVERLVAALPGETVVSLGVIDGRNVWKTDLAALLDWLEPVAGQLQDRLWLAPSCSLLHVPVDLAAEDAMDSEVRSWLAFALQKLEELHTLGTALRSGRNAVAEELARNARSIASRRGSERVRNEAVRARVASLSGQAGDRSQPYEQRSLVQRRMLQLPLFPTTTIGSFPQTAEIRAVRQQYRKGELSLQEYEEAMRANIRHVVARQEELGLDVLVHGEAERNDMVEYFGEQLSGYVFSRFGWVQSYGSRCVKPPILYGDIERPAPMTVKWITYAASLTGKPVKGMLTGPVTMLNWSFVRDDQPREDTCRQLAAAIRDEVLDLEKAGVGIIQIDEAALREGMPLRRPEWAEYLRWAVESFRLAANGVEARTQVHTHMCYSQFNDIIESIAAMDADVITIETSRSDMGLLDVFEHFSYPNEIGPGVYDIHSPNVPDVESMVELLCKAARRIPPQRLWVNPDCGLKTRAWPETVAALENMVEAARRLRTMFAA from the coding sequence ATGATTATTCACAACCTGGGATTTCCCCGCATAGGCGCTTCGCGTGAGCTCAAGTTCGCGCTGGAGTCGTACTGGGCAGAACGCACCGGTGAAGATGCGCTGCAGTCCGTGGCCGCCGGTTTGCGGCAGCGGAACCTGCAGTGGCAGCACAAGCTGGACTATGTGCCTGTGGGCGATTTTTCGCTGTATGATCAGGTGCTGGATATGAGTTTTACCCTCGGCAATGTGCCTGAGCGTGTAAAAAATCTGCCCGGCGGCGATACGGAGGCGTATTTCAGGGTGGCCCGCGGTCGGGCTTCGGCCGGAGACACGCACACTGTACATGCGGGCGAGATGACCAAATGGTTTGATACCAACTACCACTATATTGTACCGGAATTCACCGCGCAGAGCCGTTTCCGGCTGGATGCAGACCGGCTGACCGGCCAGCTGAAAGAAGCTGCCCGCAGCGGGGTGCAGGCCAAGCCCGTGATTATCGGGCCTGTGACGTACCTGTGGCTGGGCAAGTCCAAAGACGGTTCGGACCGGCTGGCGCTGCTGGAAAAGTTGCTGCCGGTTTACAGAGAGCTGCTTGAAACTCTGGCGCAGAACGGTGCCGGATGGGTGCAGGTGGATGAACCTGTGCTGGTGACCGAGCTGGAAAAGCCGTGGCTTGATGCGCTGACTGATGCCTACCGCTATCTTGCCGGCACGCCGGTCAGTATTTTGCTGGCCACCTATTTCGGCACATTGCAGGGCAATCTCGAAACCCTTGCCGCGCTGCCCGTGGCCGGAGTCCATGTGGATGCCGTGCGCGGCAGGGATGAAGTAGAGCGTCTTGTGGCCGCACTGCCCGGTGAAACTGTTGTTTCGCTTGGTGTCATTGACGGCAGAAACGTCTGGAAGACCGATCTTGCGGCGCTGCTGGACTGGCTGGAACCTGTGGCAGGACAGCTTCAGGACAGGCTCTGGCTGGCTCCTTCGTGTTCGCTGCTGCATGTGCCGGTAGACCTTGCCGCAGAAGACGCAATGGACAGTGAAGTGCGTTCATGGCTGGCGTTTGCGCTGCAAAAGCTGGAAGAACTGCACACGCTGGGAACAGCCCTGCGCAGCGGAAGAAACGCCGTTGCCGAAGAGCTGGCCCGTAACGCGCGCAGCATCGCTTCCCGCCGCGGTTCGGAGCGGGTGCGCAATGAAGCTGTACGCGCCAGGGTGGCATCGTTGTCCGGTCAGGCGGGAGACCGCAGCCAGCCCTATGAGCAGCGTTCTCTTGTGCAGCGCCGGATGCTGCAACTGCCGCTTTTTCCCACAACGACCATAGGCTCGTTTCCGCAGACGGCGGAGATTCGTGCCGTAAGACAGCAATACCGCAAGGGCGAGCTTTCACTTCAGGAATATGAAGAAGCCATGCGTGCCAACATCAGACATGTGGTGGCGCGGCAGGAAGAGCTTGGGCTGGATGTGCTTGTTCATGGCGAGGCCGAACGCAACGACATGGTGGAATATTTCGGCGAGCAGCTTTCCGGATACGTCTTCAGCCGTTTCGGCTGGGTGCAGTCCTACGGCTCACGCTGCGTCAAGCCACCCATCCTGTACGGCGATATCGAGCGGCCTGCTCCCATGACGGTGAAATGGATAACCTATGCCGCTTCGCTGACCGGAAAGCCGGTGAAGGGTATGCTGACAGGGCCGGTGACCATGCTTAACTGGTCGTTCGTGCGCGATGATCAGCCCCGCGAGGATACCTGCCGTCAGCTTGCCGCGGCCATCCGCGATGAAGTGCTTGATCTTGAGAAGGCAGGTGTGGGCATCATTCAGATAGATGAAGCGGCTCTGCGCGAAGGAATGCCCCTGCGCCGCCCGGAATGGGCGGAATATCTGCGCTGGGCCGTGGAGTCCTTCCGTCTGGCGGCCAACGGCGTGGAGGCGCGGACGCAGGTGCATACGCACATGTGCTATTCGCAGTTCAACGATATCATCGAATCCATCGCCGCCATGGATGCTGATGTCATCACCATCGAGACTTCGCGTTCGGATATGGGGCTGCTCGATGTTTTCGAGCATTTCAGCTACCCCAACGAAATAGGTCCGGGGGTGTATGACATTCATTCGCCCAACGTGCCTGATGTGGAATCGATGGTGGAATTGCTGTGCAAAGCCGCCCGCCGCATTCCCCCTCAGCGCCTGTGGGTAAACCCTGATTGCGGGCTGAAGACCAGAGCATGGCCCGAGACCGTGGCCGCGCTGGAAAATATGGTGGAAGCAGCACGCAGGCTGCGTACCATGTTTGCCGCCTGA
- the ipdC gene encoding indolepyruvate/phenylpyruvate decarboxylase, with product MNLTEALLHALKERGAKEVYGIPGDFALPYFKIIESTGILPLVTLSHEPAVGFAADASARFRGGLGVAAVTYGAGALNMVNAIAQAYAEKSPVVVISGAPGTHEGGHGLLLHHQAKHLDSQYRMYKEVTCDQAVLDDPATAPETIARVLQSCIEHSRPVYLEIPRDLPAAPCAPVPAFAASGTDADAVDACARDVLQRVQSAALPMMMVGVEVRRYGIEDKVALLAERLGVPVVTSFMGRGLLASASCLEGTYLGMAGDETLSEAVESSDGLLLLGVIMSDTNFGVSGSQLDRRRVMHAEDRQVRVGYHVYHDIPLGALVDRLLALLDDGQEADMALSGCGGSSDDRALQGAGLAVNPRGFMADAADITPTDIAALLNDFFASHGAMPVASDIGDCLFTMLSVDAIPMVAPGYYASMGFGVPAGMGLQITTKERSLILVGDGAFQMTGMELGNCTRLGIDPIVLVFNNSSWEMLHVFQPETAYSNLGEWDFAAVADGLGGRGHRAATRAELARALTQAHAERGRFQLIDARLAPHSLSPTLARFVEGVRRFSSGQ from the coding sequence ATGAATCTGACCGAAGCGTTGCTGCATGCTCTCAAAGAGCGTGGCGCCAAAGAAGTGTACGGCATTCCGGGCGACTTTGCCCTGCCGTATTTCAAGATAATCGAATCCACGGGTATTCTGCCGCTTGTCACGCTGAGCCACGAGCCCGCCGTGGGGTTTGCCGCCGACGCATCCGCCCGCTTCAGAGGCGGTCTGGGGGTGGCCGCAGTGACATACGGAGCCGGCGCATTGAACATGGTTAACGCCATAGCGCAGGCATATGCGGAAAAGTCGCCTGTGGTTGTCATTTCCGGCGCGCCGGGAACCCACGAAGGCGGACATGGGCTGCTGCTGCACCATCAGGCGAAGCATCTTGACTCGCAGTACCGCATGTACAAAGAAGTCACCTGCGATCAGGCGGTGCTGGACGATCCGGCCACTGCGCCTGAAACCATAGCCCGTGTGCTGCAGAGCTGTATTGAACATTCCCGCCCTGTGTATCTTGAGATTCCGCGTGATCTGCCTGCGGCACCGTGTGCGCCTGTGCCTGCTTTTGCTGCTTCCGGCACGGATGCGGACGCCGTGGACGCCTGCGCCCGCGACGTGCTGCAGCGCGTGCAGAGCGCCGCGCTGCCCATGATGATGGTGGGGGTTGAGGTGCGGCGTTACGGCATAGAAGACAAAGTGGCTCTGCTGGCCGAGCGGCTGGGGGTGCCTGTGGTGACCAGCTTTATGGGACGCGGGTTGCTAGCTTCGGCCAGCTGTCTGGAAGGAACCTATCTGGGCATGGCCGGTGACGAGACACTCAGCGAGGCTGTGGAATCTTCCGACGGGCTTCTGCTGCTGGGTGTTATCATGTCGGATACCAATTTCGGCGTGTCCGGAAGCCAGCTGGACCGCAGGCGTGTGATGCATGCGGAGGACAGACAGGTGCGTGTCGGCTACCATGTGTATCATGACATTCCGCTGGGAGCGCTGGTGGACCGTCTGCTGGCATTGCTGGATGACGGACAGGAAGCTGACATGGCTCTTTCGGGCTGCGGCGGTTCTTCTGACGACAGGGCATTGCAGGGGGCGGGACTCGCTGTGAATCCGCGGGGTTTCATGGCAGATGCCGCAGATATCACTCCCACGGATATAGCCGCGCTGCTTAATGATTTTTTTGCCTCGCACGGAGCAATGCCCGTTGCCAGCGATATAGGCGACTGCCTGTTCACCATGCTGAGCGTGGATGCCATTCCCATGGTGGCACCGGGGTATTATGCCAGCATGGGCTTCGGGGTGCCGGCGGGCATGGGGCTGCAGATAACGACAAAGGAGCGTTCGCTCATTCTGGTGGGCGACGGCGCTTTTCAGATGACCGGTATGGAACTGGGCAACTGCACGCGGCTGGGTATCGATCCCATCGTGCTGGTGTTTAATAATTCGTCGTGGGAAATGCTGCATGTCTTCCAGCCCGAGACAGCATACAGCAATCTGGGCGAATGGGATTTTGCCGCGGTGGCTGACGGTCTGGGCGGACGGGGGCACAGGGCCGCCACCCGTGCCGAGCTTGCACGTGCGCTGACACAGGCCCATGCCGAACGCGGACGTTTTCAGCTGATTGACGCCCGTCTGGCTCCGCATAGTCTGTCCCCCACGCTGGCCCGTTTTGTGGAAGGTGTGCGCAGATTCAGTTCGGGGCAATAA
- a CDS encoding methyltransferase domain-containing protein, translating into MHVTDNTLATIEFTLCWNCDLACHTERYWARRVNFWRDIFPPRMREALEGCRTGDSILLKYAPGEALPSYNPAYVYSVPHNSFRSRCVPGYHPVPRAGRYFPLMFFACLPGVFGGDMRPARIVRMDSRCMVVDANHPLAGRAFSMEARILDLAEKTGETGGRLTHWLEAVADGGPGIQARISGEPVEVLSDPHAFMRCDQVDDRAFYDVPRSVDHIDAQACAHLRDEIARVVPRGGRVLDLMTGWRTHLPAGHAAHVTGLGLGEAEINDNPVLDERIMHDLNADPQLPLPSASYDAVICTLSVEYLLQPVAVLREAVRVLRPGGIIVLAVSDRWFPGRTIRIWPELHEFERAGLMVDLLQAAGGLESFRTVSVRNWPRPADDRHAGRMALSDPVHVVSAVRTA; encoded by the coding sequence ATGCATGTAACGGATAACACGCTGGCAACCATTGAATTCACCCTTTGCTGGAACTGCGACCTTGCCTGCCACACCGAGCGCTACTGGGCGCGCAGGGTCAACTTCTGGCGCGATATTTTTCCGCCCCGCATGCGTGAGGCTCTGGAGGGCTGCCGCACCGGAGACAGCATATTGCTGAAATACGCTCCCGGAGAGGCATTGCCGTCATATAACCCCGCCTACGTCTATTCTGTTCCGCACAATTCTTTCCGTTCCCGGTGCGTACCCGGATATCATCCGGTTCCCCGTGCCGGACGCTATTTCCCGCTGATGTTTTTTGCCTGTCTGCCGGGTGTTTTCGGAGGAGACATGCGCCCTGCCCGTATTGTGCGCATGGATTCGCGCTGCATGGTGGTCGATGCCAACCATCCGCTGGCCGGAAGAGCCTTCAGCATGGAGGCGCGTATTCTTGATCTTGCTGAAAAGACAGGGGAAACAGGCGGGCGCCTGACACACTGGCTGGAAGCTGTGGCGGACGGCGGTCCGGGTATTCAGGCGCGCATCAGCGGTGAACCTGTTGAGGTGCTGTCCGACCCGCATGCGTTCATGCGTTGCGATCAGGTGGACGACCGCGCTTTTTACGATGTGCCGCGCAGTGTGGACCATATAGACGCGCAGGCTTGCGCCCATCTGCGCGATGAAATAGCCCGCGTTGTTCCGCGTGGGGGCCGCGTGCTGGACCTCATGACGGGATGGCGTACCCATCTGCCCGCAGGGCATGCCGCTCATGTGACAGGACTGGGACTGGGCGAGGCGGAAATAAATGACAACCCCGTGCTGGATGAGCGCATTATGCATGACCTTAATGCCGATCCGCAGCTGCCTTTGCCGTCAGCGTCTTATGATGCCGTCATCTGCACACTTTCGGTCGAGTACCTTTTGCAGCCCGTGGCCGTATTGCGCGAAGCCGTGCGGGTGCTCAGGCCCGGCGGTATCATTGTGCTGGCAGTTTCTGACAGGTGGTTCCCCGGCAGAACAATACGCATCTGGCCGGAGCTGCATGAGTTTGAGCGGGCGGGGTTGATGGTGGACTTGCTGCAGGCGGCGGGCGGTCTGGAATCGTTCCGCACGGTGAGTGTACGCAACTGGCCGCGTCCGGCCGATGACCGGCATGCAGGCCGGATGGCGCTCAGCGATCCTGTGCACGTTGTTTCGGCAGTGCGCACGGCGTGA
- the sucD gene encoding succinate--CoA ligase subunit alpha has protein sequence MFLNEHMSKVLFAEAGIDTPAGDLLTPGQLAEYTPAVSAPWFLKAQVLTGGRGKAGGIRCAATLKELRETAQDMFAMEIKGHKVPFLRIESATDIRRECYLSFVLSRERRDLLLTTSRAGGIHVESSTGQQKPLVQRVPLDSGLREHHLRAAFFEMGVEKEHWAGFKAMAEKLYRAVREYGLLLAEINPLVLTCDGRWVALDGKVELDDSVVDLQPDLERFYTPEHHSREENLAREAGLSYVELKGWVGILVNGAGLAMATMDLLNFSGLSAANFMDLGGAADASRMRRALDLLFENRNVRAVFINLFGGIVSCADVARALVDALEGGDAPKPIVVRMAGHESAEGRALLHDFAHPSVTIAQEMHEALDALRSMKPADVPRIEFPLPQEPDPVPQHNGQEAAACVPVYNGMGLDSSSGVLVQGLTGRVAQRHAALMMEYGTRVVAGVTPFKGGQEVMGIPVYDSVHEACRHHRIDASIIFVPAAFAPDAVLEAAAEEIPWVVCITEGIPQAAMLSALKNIQPSPTCVVGPNTPGIVVPHQLKIGIMPGYVFSPGPVAVFSRSGTLTYEAASRLSAAGIGQSVCVGVGGDSFVGTGFVDLCERVRHDAATRAVLVLGEVGGRAEEELAEYVRRTGFSKPVVSFVAARTAPPGRRLGHAGAILDETTGGVEAKLQAMREAGFTICPDLASLPRIMRAVLDRA, from the coding sequence ATGTTTCTGAATGAGCATATGAGCAAGGTGCTGTTTGCCGAAGCCGGAATAGATACCCCTGCGGGCGACTTGCTGACGCCCGGCCAGCTGGCGGAATATACTCCTGCCGTGTCCGCCCCGTGGTTTCTCAAGGCGCAGGTGCTTACCGGCGGAAGAGGCAAGGCCGGAGGCATACGCTGTGCCGCCACCCTGAAGGAGCTCAGAGAGACGGCTCAGGACATGTTCGCCATGGAAATCAAAGGACACAAGGTGCCCTTTCTGCGTATCGAATCCGCCACGGACATACGCAGAGAATGCTATCTTTCTTTTGTACTTTCGCGCGAACGGCGCGACCTGCTGCTTACCACCAGCAGAGCGGGCGGTATTCATGTGGAGAGTTCCACCGGTCAGCAGAAGCCGCTTGTGCAGCGGGTTCCGCTGGACAGCGGCCTGCGCGAGCATCATCTGCGTGCGGCTTTTTTTGAAATGGGAGTTGAAAAGGAGCACTGGGCCGGTTTCAAGGCCATGGCGGAAAAACTGTACAGGGCGGTAAGAGAGTACGGTCTGCTGCTGGCCGAGATCAACCCTCTTGTGCTTACCTGCGACGGCCGCTGGGTGGCACTGGACGGCAAGGTTGAGCTGGACGACAGTGTGGTGGACCTGCAGCCCGATCTCGAACGGTTCTATACGCCGGAACATCATTCGCGTGAAGAGAATCTGGCCCGCGAAGCCGGACTCAGCTATGTGGAGCTTAAAGGCTGGGTGGGGATTCTGGTCAACGGGGCCGGGCTGGCCATGGCCACAATGGACCTTCTTAATTTTTCCGGTCTGTCGGCGGCAAACTTCATGGATCTGGGCGGTGCGGCCGATGCGTCGCGTATGCGCCGCGCACTTGATCTGCTGTTTGAAAACCGCAATGTGCGCGCGGTGTTCATCAACCTGTTCGGGGGTATTGTTTCGTGCGCCGATGTGGCCCGCGCGCTTGTGGATGCACTGGAGGGCGGTGATGCGCCAAAGCCCATCGTGGTGCGTATGGCAGGCCACGAATCCGCAGAAGGGCGGGCGCTGCTGCATGACTTTGCTCATCCTTCGGTAACCATAGCACAGGAAATGCACGAAGCGCTGGACGCGCTGCGGTCCATGAAACCCGCAGATGTCCCCCGTATTGAATTTCCGTTGCCGCAGGAACCTGATCCGGTGCCGCAGCATAACGGGCAGGAAGCTGCCGCCTGTGTGCCGGTGTATAACGGCATGGGGCTGGACAGCAGCTCCGGCGTGCTGGTGCAGGGGCTCACAGGCCGCGTTGCCCAGCGGCATGCCGCCTTGATGATGGAATACGGCACGCGGGTTGTGGCGGGGGTCACTCCCTTTAAAGGCGGGCAGGAGGTGATGGGGATTCCGGTGTATGATTCCGTGCATGAGGCGTGCAGGCATCACCGTATTGATGCTTCCATCATTTTTGTACCGGCCGCATTTGCCCCCGATGCCGTGCTGGAGGCCGCAGCGGAAGAAATTCCGTGGGTTGTGTGCATTACTGAAGGAATACCTCAGGCGGCCATGCTGTCGGCTCTGAAAAATATCCAGCCGTCGCCCACTTGTGTGGTGGGGCCGAATACTCCGGGCATAGTGGTTCCGCATCAGCTTAAAATAGGTATCATGCCGGGTTATGTGTTCAGCCCCGGCCCTGTGGCGGTGTTTTCGCGTTCGGGCACGCTTACCTATGAGGCAGCTTCGCGCCTTTCCGCTGCGGGCATAGGGCAATCCGTATGCGTGGGGGTGGGCGGAGATTCGTTTGTGGGCACCGGCTTTGTGGACCTGTGCGAAAGAGTGCGCCACGATGCCGCCACCCGTGCGGTGCTGGTGCTGGGCGAAGTGGGCGGCAGGGCCGAAGAGGAACTGGCAGAATACGTACGCAGGACAGGTTTTTCCAAACCGGTGGTTTCATTTGTGGCGGCGCGTACTGCTCCTCCCGGCCGCAGGCTGGGGCATGCCGGAGCCATTCTGGACGAAACCACCGGCGGAGTGGAGGCTAAACTGCAGGCCATGCGCGAGGCCGGTTTTACCATCTGCCCTGATCTGGCAAGTCTGCCGCGCATTATGCGCGCTGTTCTTGACAGGGCATGA
- a CDS encoding tetratricopeptide repeat protein, translating into MFCASRRLCGGLMRRGGCLLALAAVLVAGPCAAYAAVPAHNASSSAAGTPPAVADEVQTLARTGQWEEVLKATGGVAPSLSLPSADVRIVRYRAEALLALDRAGEALTLAARGLALEPDNAVLLALRGDAQLALGYPQRAAEDYHAALTSDAESWRAMHGMALVARTAGDTTAALEWYDRLVPLQPDRPLLRMERAILEHEAGLVARARRDMEVVAMLAPENPDVWNNRGMMYLAQGDAQKAMADFDKALRLDPEHAGALLNRGNLWRERLDLHRSLHDLDNGVRLHPRNVRMLVARMYTHVALQQYPAGLADLEAAYSVNSLDTYLLNEFAWFLATVPDAALRDGGRAVRYAREALDLSPVPVASYFDTLAAAYAAQGRFDMAVPAQERALLMAMDRAYPETVLGKWRQRLELYRNKQPYSSGK; encoded by the coding sequence GTGTTTTGTGCTTCCCGTCGCCTGTGCGGTGGTCTTATGCGCCGCGGGGGCTGCCTGCTGGCGCTGGCTGCCGTGCTTGTGGCGGGGCCGTGTGCGGCGTATGCCGCCGTTCCTGCGCACAACGCATCTTCTTCCGCAGCCGGAACCCCGCCGGCCGTGGCGGACGAAGTGCAGACACTGGCCCGTACCGGGCAGTGGGAAGAAGTTCTGAAAGCTACAGGCGGAGTGGCTCCGTCCCTCAGCCTGCCGTCGGCGGATGTGCGCATTGTGCGTTACCGTGCGGAGGCTCTGCTGGCGCTGGATCGTGCCGGTGAAGCTCTGACTCTGGCCGCACGCGGGCTGGCGCTGGAGCCGGACAACGCCGTTCTGCTGGCCTTGCGCGGGGATGCCCAGCTGGCTCTGGGGTATCCGCAGCGTGCGGCGGAAGATTATCATGCCGCGCTGACGAGCGATGCCGAGTCGTGGCGCGCCATGCACGGCATGGCGCTGGTGGCGCGTACCGCCGGCGATACGACTGCCGCGCTGGAGTGGTACGACAGACTGGTGCCACTGCAGCCCGACAGGCCGCTGTTGCGTATGGAGCGTGCCATTCTGGAGCACGAAGCCGGTCTGGTGGCGCGTGCCCGGCGCGATATGGAAGTGGTTGCCATGCTTGCCCCGGAAAATCCCGATGTCTGGAACAACAGGGGCATGATGTATCTTGCACAGGGTGACGCGCAGAAAGCCATGGCTGACTTTGACAAGGCTCTGCGGCTTGATCCGGAACATGCGGGCGCCTTGCTCAACAGGGGAAACCTCTGGCGTGAGCGGCTTGATCTGCACCGTTCGCTGCACGATCTGGATAACGGTGTGCGTCTGCATCCCCGCAACGTCAGAATGCTTGTGGCCCGCATGTACACCCATGTGGCTCTGCAGCAGTATCCTGCTGGACTGGCTGATCTGGAAGCGGCTTACAGCGTGAACAGTCTGGATACATATCTGCTGAACGAGTTTGCGTGGTTTCTTGCCACAGTGCCTGATGCCGCCCTGCGGGACGGCGGGCGTGCCGTGCGCTATGCCCGCGAAGCGCTGGACCTCAGTCCTGTGCCCGTGGCATCATATTTTGATACGCTGGCGGCGGCTTATGCAGCTCAGGGCCGGTTTGACATGGCCGTGCCCGCACAGGAGCGCGCGCTGCTGATGGCCATGGACCGCGCCTATCCGGAAACGGTGCTGGGCAAGTGGCGTCAGCGGCTTGAGTTGTACCGGAACAAGCAACCCTACAGCAGTGGGAAGTAA
- a CDS encoding lactate utilization protein, whose product MKNTFSVTPKADTPVEKWWALRLAEAAESLQGNNFEVFVAADCHEAGEVFLREILPATGASTVSFGGSMTLAATGIVDAVRQNPSLEVIDTFDKSVSAEEALERRRQALLSDLFLTGTNAVTACGKLVNLDMIGNRVGAINFGPRHVVLFIGRNKLVEDVPAAMDRIKDYASPTNTMRLEKKTPCRMTSHCTDCSSPDRICNVWTITEKSFPKGRIRVVLINEDCGL is encoded by the coding sequence GTGAAGAATACCTTTTCCGTGACACCGAAGGCTGACACTCCGGTTGAAAAATGGTGGGCTCTGCGTCTGGCCGAGGCGGCGGAAAGTCTGCAGGGGAATAATTTTGAAGTTTTCGTGGCTGCCGACTGCCACGAGGCGGGAGAGGTTTTTCTCCGTGAAATTCTGCCCGCCACCGGTGCTTCCACAGTCAGTTTCGGCGGTTCCATGACGCTGGCGGCCACCGGCATAGTGGACGCCGTACGGCAGAATCCCTCGCTTGAGGTCATTGATACTTTTGACAAGTCCGTTTCCGCCGAAGAAGCGCTGGAGCGCCGCAGACAGGCACTGCTGAGTGACCTTTTTCTTACGGGAACCAACGCCGTGACCGCCTGCGGCAAGCTGGTGAACCTTGATATGATCGGCAACCGTGTGGGGGCCATCAACTTCGGTCCCCGTCATGTGGTGCTGTTCATAGGCCGCAACAAGCTGGTTGAGGATGTGCCCGCGGCCATGGACAGAATAAAGGATTACGCTTCGCCCACCAACACCATGCGGCTTGAAAAAAAGACTCCGTGCAGGATGACTTCGCACTGTACCGACTGCAGCAGTCCTGACAGAATATGTAATGTCTGGACCATTACGGAAAAATCGTTTCCCAAGGGACGCATCCGTGTGGTGCTGATAAATGAAGACTGCGGGTTGTAG